The Takifugu flavidus isolate HTHZ2018 chromosome 21, ASM371156v2, whole genome shotgun sequence genome has a window encoding:
- the LOC130518252 gene encoding H-2 class I histocompatibility antigen, alpha chain-like — translation MELTPFFILVFGILGLGPTVNPEKHSLHYIYTATSQPISRQGIHEFTAMGVLDGNVIDYFDSDAQKKVPRQKWMEKELDKSYWEKGTESRKSKQQWFKVNINILKTRYRQNDSDIHILQWMHGCDVDINHDQTTFLHGIDKYSYDGANFLAFNENQEIWDARDDAARETKTRWDKVQVLREYTMAYLQKECVTWLTRFLEFQNKNEIPAKPDLYVFTTGAKDPRNMVLKCMATGFTPTNTVHQIKVGGRVLTRVDGLHSTDILPNGDGTFQKTDYVEIPRSDNSDYYCELIHTPSSLRVVKFWDKKAPDNTTTILLAVGISLGAVILIGGLLILVIKKFCIGKPKDSAVSLSGSDKGLLKDKDKNKDSGSQDSGLSSQSSKSNEEKECEMKLCDLNSCEVDCGEP, via the exons ATGGAACTAACTCCGTTTTTCATCCTGGTTTTTGGTATACTGGGGCTAGGGCCCACAGTCAACCCAG AGAAACATTCCCTTCATTACATCTATACGGCGACCTCCCAACCTATCAGTCGTCAGGGTATACATGAGTTCACAGCCATGGGTGTACTGGACGGCAACGTGATCGACTACTTTGACAGTGACGCACAGAAAAAGGTTCCCAGGCAGAAGTGGATGGAAAAGGAACTTGACAAGAGCTACTGGGAAAAAGGGACAGAGTCACGCAAGAGCAAGCAGCAGTGGTTCAAGGTCAACATCAACATTCTCAAGACTCGGTACAGGCAGAATGACTCAG ACATCCACATCCTCCAGTGGATGCACGGCTGTGACGTTGACATCAATCACGATCAAACGACCTTTCTCCATGGCATCGACAAGTATAGCTACGATGGTGCAAACTTTCTGGCCTTCAATGAAAACCAGGAGATTTGGGATGCCCGCGATGATGCGGCGCGTGAAACCAAGACCAGATGGGACAAGGTCCAGGTCCTGAGGGAGTACACCATGGCCTATTTGCAGAAGGAATGTGTAACCTGGTTGACAAGATTTTTGGAATTTCAGAACAAGAATGAAATCCCTG CTAAACCCGACTTATATGTGTTTACAACGGGTGCCAAAGATCCGAGAAACATGGTGCTGAAATGCATGGCTACGGGTTTTACCCCAACAAACACCGTCCACCAGATCAAAGTCGGTGGTCGGGTTCTAACCAGAGTGGACGGCTTGCACAGCACGGATATTCTGCCAAATGGAGACGGCACGTTTCAGAAAACAGACTATGTGGAGATTCCAAGGAGTGATAATTCCGATTATTACTGCGAACTAATTCATACTCCTTCCAGTCTGCGTGTTGTGAAGTTTTGGG ATAAGAAAGCTCCAGACAACACCACAACAATCCTGCTAGCAGTTGGAATTTCCCTTGGAGCTGTCATCCTCATCGGAGGCCTTCTCATCCTGGTCATTAAGAAGTTCTGCATCG gtaaaCCCAAGGACTCTGCCGTGTCACTCTCTGGTTCTGACAAGGGGCTCCTGAAGGACAAGGACAAGAACAAGG attCCGGATCGCAGGACTCTGGGCTCTCCT CACAATCATCTAAGTCCAATGAGGAAAAAGAGTGTGAGATGAAGCTCTGCGACCTGAACTCCTGTGAAGTGGACTGTGGAGAGCCATAA
- the LOC130518251 gene encoding phosphatidylinositol-3-phosphatase SAC1-A-like isoform X2, translating to MATVYQRYNLHTTPEKFFIEACDDGAEAVLAIDRVSNEMTLTAKADVPPSAVTRPICGIMGTIRLVAGMYLIVITRKKTVGNLLGHAVWKAMDFDIICYKKTVLHLSEIQSQENKALLSMINNVLNTDGFYFCTDFDLTHTLQRLANTSPDFQEMSLLERADQRFVWNGNLLRELAAQPELHRFALPVVHGFIIMKPCRINGKIFEWILISRRSCFRAGVRYYVRGIDSEGHAANFVETEQIVLYDGAMASFVQTRGSIPFYWSQRPNLMYKPKPIISKTTNHMDGFQRHFDSQLLAYGKQTILNLVNQKGSEKPLEQAFGKMVSDMNNGFLNYVAFDFHKECSHMRWERLQILVDAVTETQDEYGYFMVNSDGQPLAQQRGVFRSNCMDCLDRTNVIQSLLARRSLQSQLQRMGILNVGQRIEEQAEFEKIYKNAWADNANACAVQYAGTGALKTDFTRTGKRTRWGLLMDGWNSLIRYYKNNFSDGFRQDSIDLFLGNFAVDETDGPTPLRVQKDWKFLTLPIIMLVAFSMCIVCLLMAGRNHERNQADIGGALLLIDRWVKEEKGTESRRGGHL from the exons ATGGCGACCGTGTATCAGAGATATAATCT GCACACAACCCCAGAGAAGTTTTTCATCGAGGCCTGCGATGATGGGGCGGAGGCGGTGCTGGCGATTGACAGGGTCTCCAATGAGATGACTCTCACAG CAAAGGCAGATGTTCCTCCATCAGCAGTCACCAGACCTATTTGTGGAATCATGGGAACCATTCGCCTCGTAGCAG GAATGTACCTGATTGTAATAACCAGGAAGAAGACTGTAGGCAACCTGCTTGGGCACGCCGTGTGGAAGGCTATGGATTTTGATATCATCTGCTACAAAAAGACCGTTCTGCATCTTTCAGAGATTCAG TCTCAGGAGAATAAGGCACTCTTGTCCATGATTAACAATGTGCTGAATACAGATGGCTTCTACTTCTGCACTGACTTTGACTTGACCCATACTCTGCAACGACTGGCCAACACCAGCCCCGACTTCCAGGAGATGAGCCTGCTGGAGAGG GCAGATCAGAGGTTCGTGTGGAACGGAAACCTCTTGCGAGAACTGGCCGCCCAACCGGAG CTTCATAGGTTTGCACTTCCTGTAGTTCATGGAT TCATTATTATGAAGCCATGCCGCATAAATGGGAAGATTTTTGAGTGGATCCTCATATCCAGAAGAAGCTGCTTCCGGGCAGGTGTGAGATACTATGTCAGAG GCATCGACTCTGAAGGCCACGCTGCTAACTTTGTGGAGACTGAACAGATAGTTTTGTATGATGGAGCAATGGCGTCTTTTGTACAG ACAAGAGGCTCTATACCCTTTTACTGGAGTCAGAGACCCAATCTCATGTACAAACCGAAACCCATAATCAGCAAAACCACCAACCAT atGGATGGCTTCCAGAGGCATTTTGACTCGCAGCTTCTTGCCTATGGGAAGCAAACCATTCTGAATCTG GTGAATCAGAAGGGTTCAGAGAAGCCACTAGAACAAGCCTTTGGAAAGATGGTGTCAGACATGAACAATGGCTTCTTGAA CTACGTCGCCTTTGACTTTCACAAGGAGTGCAGCCACATGAGGTGGGAGCGTCTCCAGATATTGGTGGATGCTGTGACTGAGACACAAGATGAATATGG CTACTTCATGGTGAACTCAGATGGGCAGCCATTGGCTCAGCAGAGAGGCGTCTTCCGAAGCAACTGCATGGATTGCCTGGACAGGACCAACGTTATACAGAGCCTCTTGGCACGCCGCTCCCTTCAGTCTCAGCTTCAG AGGATGGGGATCCTGAATGTGGGCCAGAGGATTGAGGAGCAAGCTGAATTTGAAAAGATCTACAAAAATG CATGGGCTGACAATGCCAATGCATGCGCAGTTCAGTATGCAGGAACTGGAGCTTTGAAAACTGACTTCACAAG GACAGGAAAGAGGACCAGATGGGGGCTGCTGATGGATGGTTGGAATTCACTTATTCGTTACTACAAAAATAACTTCTCTGACGGATTCAGACAG GACTCCATCGACCTGTTTCTGGGCAACTTTGCTGTAGATGAGACGGATGGACCCACTCCTCTCCGTGTGCAGAAGGACTGGAAGTTTCTCACA TTGCCCATCATCATGCTGGTGGCATTTTCCATGTGCATTGTTTGTCTTCTCATGGCTG gaagaaaccacgAGCGGAACCAGGCTGATATTGGGGGGGCACTCCTGCTGATCGACAGatgggtgaaggaggagaaggggacagagagcaggagagggggaCACCTATAG
- the LOC130518251 gene encoding phosphatidylinositol-3-phosphatase SAC1-A-like isoform X1: MATVYQRYNLHTTPEKFFIEACDDGAEAVLAIDRVSNEMTLTAKADVPPSAVTRPICGIMGTIRLVAGMYLIVITRKKTVGNLLGHAVWKAMDFDIICYKKTVLHLSEIQSQENKALLSMINNVLNTDGFYFCTDFDLTHTLQRLANTSPDFQEMSLLERADQRFVWNGNLLRELAAQPELHRFALPVVHGFIIMKPCRINGKIFEWILISRRSCFRAGVRYYVRGIDSEGHAANFVETEQIVLYDGAMASFVQTRGSIPFYWSQRPNLMYKPKPIISKTTNHMDGFQRHFDSQLLAYGKQTILNLVNQKGSEKPLEQAFGKMVSDMNNGFLNYVAFDFHKECSHMRWERLQILVDAVTETQDEYGYFMVNSDGQPLAQQRGVFRSNCMDCLDRTNVIQSLLARRSLQSQLQRMGILNVGQRIEEQAEFEKIYKNAWADNANACAVQYAGTGALKTDFTRTGKRTRWGLLMDGWNSLIRYYKNNFSDGFRQDSIDLFLGNFAVDETDGPTPLRVQKDWKFLTLPIIMLVAFSMCIVCLLMAGDTWTETLAYVMFWGAASTITATIILFNGQDFVDSPKLVHKEKMD; encoded by the exons ATGGCGACCGTGTATCAGAGATATAATCT GCACACAACCCCAGAGAAGTTTTTCATCGAGGCCTGCGATGATGGGGCGGAGGCGGTGCTGGCGATTGACAGGGTCTCCAATGAGATGACTCTCACAG CAAAGGCAGATGTTCCTCCATCAGCAGTCACCAGACCTATTTGTGGAATCATGGGAACCATTCGCCTCGTAGCAG GAATGTACCTGATTGTAATAACCAGGAAGAAGACTGTAGGCAACCTGCTTGGGCACGCCGTGTGGAAGGCTATGGATTTTGATATCATCTGCTACAAAAAGACCGTTCTGCATCTTTCAGAGATTCAG TCTCAGGAGAATAAGGCACTCTTGTCCATGATTAACAATGTGCTGAATACAGATGGCTTCTACTTCTGCACTGACTTTGACTTGACCCATACTCTGCAACGACTGGCCAACACCAGCCCCGACTTCCAGGAGATGAGCCTGCTGGAGAGG GCAGATCAGAGGTTCGTGTGGAACGGAAACCTCTTGCGAGAACTGGCCGCCCAACCGGAG CTTCATAGGTTTGCACTTCCTGTAGTTCATGGAT TCATTATTATGAAGCCATGCCGCATAAATGGGAAGATTTTTGAGTGGATCCTCATATCCAGAAGAAGCTGCTTCCGGGCAGGTGTGAGATACTATGTCAGAG GCATCGACTCTGAAGGCCACGCTGCTAACTTTGTGGAGACTGAACAGATAGTTTTGTATGATGGAGCAATGGCGTCTTTTGTACAG ACAAGAGGCTCTATACCCTTTTACTGGAGTCAGAGACCCAATCTCATGTACAAACCGAAACCCATAATCAGCAAAACCACCAACCAT atGGATGGCTTCCAGAGGCATTTTGACTCGCAGCTTCTTGCCTATGGGAAGCAAACCATTCTGAATCTG GTGAATCAGAAGGGTTCAGAGAAGCCACTAGAACAAGCCTTTGGAAAGATGGTGTCAGACATGAACAATGGCTTCTTGAA CTACGTCGCCTTTGACTTTCACAAGGAGTGCAGCCACATGAGGTGGGAGCGTCTCCAGATATTGGTGGATGCTGTGACTGAGACACAAGATGAATATGG CTACTTCATGGTGAACTCAGATGGGCAGCCATTGGCTCAGCAGAGAGGCGTCTTCCGAAGCAACTGCATGGATTGCCTGGACAGGACCAACGTTATACAGAGCCTCTTGGCACGCCGCTCCCTTCAGTCTCAGCTTCAG AGGATGGGGATCCTGAATGTGGGCCAGAGGATTGAGGAGCAAGCTGAATTTGAAAAGATCTACAAAAATG CATGGGCTGACAATGCCAATGCATGCGCAGTTCAGTATGCAGGAACTGGAGCTTTGAAAACTGACTTCACAAG GACAGGAAAGAGGACCAGATGGGGGCTGCTGATGGATGGTTGGAATTCACTTATTCGTTACTACAAAAATAACTTCTCTGACGGATTCAGACAG GACTCCATCGACCTGTTTCTGGGCAACTTTGCTGTAGATGAGACGGATGGACCCACTCCTCTCCGTGTGCAGAAGGACTGGAAGTTTCTCACA TTGCCCATCATCATGCTGGTGGCATTTTCCATGTGCATTGTTTGTCTTCTCATGGCTG GTGATACGTGGACAGAGACCCTGGCATATGTGATGTTCTGGGGGGCAGCGAGTACCATCACAGCCACTATCATATTGTTTAATGGCCAAGATTTTGTGGATTCCCCCAAACTTGTTCACAAGGAGAAGATGGACTGA
- the LOC130518256 gene encoding tRNA selenocysteine 1-associated protein 1-like isoform X1 produces the protein MSTLWMGNLETYMDEKFITRAFSTMGEQVVSVRIIRNKMTGVLPPRGALGYCFVEMTDEATAERCLRKINGKSLPGASPPTRFKLNRATFGKQDVGQMYSLFVGDLTPEVDDGMLYEFFYNRYPSCRGGKVVLDSMGNSKGCGFVQFPDERLQKRALDECQGAVGLGSKALRLSLAANNLRNRQPQQSETRAAQPSSGYRGDYDQYSQYHQQQMYPGYYSSWGYDQTGYAYNNQLYDYSQYPAAQESEPLPDDGLEEPMVELNVVEANQKFMEHSEELYDALMESRWQTAEFSAEQDYVTSSLPEPIYC, from the exons ATGAGCACGCTGTGGATGGGGAAC CTGGAGACCTACATGGACGAGAAGTTCATCACCCGAGCCTTCTCCACCATGGGCGAGCAGGTGGTCAGCGTGCGGATCATACGCAACAAGATGACGGG TGTGCTGCCACCCAGGGGTGCTCTGGGCTACTGCTTCGTGGAGATGACCGATGAAGCCACCGCCGAGAGGTGCCTCCGCAAGATCAACGGGAAGTCGCTGCCAGGCGCCAGCCCG CCCACAAGGTTCAAGCTAAACCGGGCCACCTTTGGGAAGCAGGACGTCGG ACAAATGTACTCTCTGTTTGTGGGAGACCTGACGCCAGAAGTGGATGATGGGATGCTTTACGAGTTCTTTTACAACCGCTACCCCTCGTGCCGCGGGGGGAAGGTGGTGTTGGACAGCATGGGCAACTCCAA GGGCTGTGGTTTTGTTCAGTTCCCAGATGAGCGGCTGCAGAAGAGGGCGCTGGACGAGTGCCAGGGCGCCGTGGGACTGGGCAGCAAAGCCCTGCGGCTCAGCCTGGCCGCCAACAA tttAAGGAACCGGCAGCCGCAGCAGTCGGAGACCAGGGCCGCGCAGCCCAGCTCGGGCTACAGGGGCGACTACGACCAGTACAGCCAGtaccaccagcagcagatgtACCCGGGCTACTACTCCTCGTGGGGCTACGACCAGACCGGCTACGCCTACAACAACCAGCTGTACGATTACAGCCAGTACCCAGCGGCGCAG GAGAGCGAGCCCCTTCCTGACGACGGACTCGAAG AGCCCATGGTGGAGCTGAACGTGGTGGAGGCCAACCAGAAGTTCATGGAGCACAGCGAGGAGCTGTACGACGCTCTGATGGAGAGTCGCTGGCAGACGGCAGAGTTCTCTGCAGAGCAGGACTATGTGACCTCCAGCCTGCCGGAACCCATTTACTGCTGA
- the LOC130518256 gene encoding tRNA selenocysteine 1-associated protein 1-like isoform X2 yields MSTLWMGNLETYMDEKFITRAFSTMGEQVVSVRIIRNKMTGGALGYCFVEMTDEATAERCLRKINGKSLPGASPPTRFKLNRATFGKQDVGQMYSLFVGDLTPEVDDGMLYEFFYNRYPSCRGGKVVLDSMGNSKGCGFVQFPDERLQKRALDECQGAVGLGSKALRLSLAANNLRNRQPQQSETRAAQPSSGYRGDYDQYSQYHQQQMYPGYYSSWGYDQTGYAYNNQLYDYSQYPAAQESEPLPDDGLEEPMVELNVVEANQKFMEHSEELYDALMESRWQTAEFSAEQDYVTSSLPEPIYC; encoded by the exons ATGAGCACGCTGTGGATGGGGAAC CTGGAGACCTACATGGACGAGAAGTTCATCACCCGAGCCTTCTCCACCATGGGCGAGCAGGTGGTCAGCGTGCGGATCATACGCAACAAGATGACGGG GGGTGCTCTGGGCTACTGCTTCGTGGAGATGACCGATGAAGCCACCGCCGAGAGGTGCCTCCGCAAGATCAACGGGAAGTCGCTGCCAGGCGCCAGCCCG CCCACAAGGTTCAAGCTAAACCGGGCCACCTTTGGGAAGCAGGACGTCGG ACAAATGTACTCTCTGTTTGTGGGAGACCTGACGCCAGAAGTGGATGATGGGATGCTTTACGAGTTCTTTTACAACCGCTACCCCTCGTGCCGCGGGGGGAAGGTGGTGTTGGACAGCATGGGCAACTCCAA GGGCTGTGGTTTTGTTCAGTTCCCAGATGAGCGGCTGCAGAAGAGGGCGCTGGACGAGTGCCAGGGCGCCGTGGGACTGGGCAGCAAAGCCCTGCGGCTCAGCCTGGCCGCCAACAA tttAAGGAACCGGCAGCCGCAGCAGTCGGAGACCAGGGCCGCGCAGCCCAGCTCGGGCTACAGGGGCGACTACGACCAGTACAGCCAGtaccaccagcagcagatgtACCCGGGCTACTACTCCTCGTGGGGCTACGACCAGACCGGCTACGCCTACAACAACCAGCTGTACGATTACAGCCAGTACCCAGCGGCGCAG GAGAGCGAGCCCCTTCCTGACGACGGACTCGAAG AGCCCATGGTGGAGCTGAACGTGGTGGAGGCCAACCAGAAGTTCATGGAGCACAGCGAGGAGCTGTACGACGCTCTGATGGAGAGTCGCTGGCAGACGGCAGAGTTCTCTGCAGAGCAGGACTATGTGACCTCCAGCCTGCCGGAACCCATTTACTGCTGA
- the LOC130518255 gene encoding uncharacterized protein LOC130518255 has translation MKELWRQRRAAAAAEERRPSEERPPPRCAARGRAAASAASTATLSACGTSVRLCNICSCSLVAIVQHTEAKPPENRLDPKRRARCGTGAELLFGAMKAQNFPDVPPTCSQAKFYLSFKGRKNKLGVIQGKLRIRSVPGAFLVLALVVVLVGSSVAMAGYWNLSEPQSSGWSPAPKDPPPSAGLIPSERMKVLGAVVVGVGLFLLICAGTVLYENRDRETKMLAAQARSGISTLSASIASADIKGTREAGSMVQHHPWIQTSNAPPLHTVCRPKPATSEPLLPTQAGKGLQDDQQDQQAAVHQREAERPHTLHSSGTSSQTEISMNWV, from the exons ATGAAGGAATTGTGGAGGCAGCGCcgagctgcagccgctgcagaGGAGCGGCGACCCAGCGAGGAGCGGCCGCCGCCACGCTGCGCTGCCCGGGGACGAGCCGCAGCCTCGGCCGCCTCCACCGCCACCCTGTCCGCCTGTGGAACATCTGTCCGCCTgtgcaacatctgcagctgctctctggtCGCGATCGTCCAACATACGGAAGCGAAGCCGCCAGAAAACCGACTGGACCCCAAACGGCGAGCGAG GTGTGGAACAGGTGCTGAACTTCTGTTTGGTGCCATGAAGGCCCAGAATTTCCCAGACGTCCCACCCACCTGCAGTCAAGCAAAGTTTTATTTAAGCttcaaaggaaggaaaaacaaactgggCGTGATTCAAGGCAAGCTTCGGATTCGTTCCGTGCCCGGAGCTTTCCTGGTGCTGGCGCTCGTCGTGGTGCTCGTTGGGAGTTCTGTGGCCATGGCGGGATACTGGAACCTTTCTGAACCACAGAGTTCTGGCTGGAGCCCGGCCCCcaaggacccccccccatcagccgGCCTCATTCCCAGCGAGCGGATGAAGGTGCTGGGCGCCGTCGTCGTGGGGGTGggactcttcctcctcatatGTGCCGGTACTGTTCTGTATGAGAACAGGGACAGAGAAACCAAGATGCTGGCTGCTCAGGCGCGCAGCGGAATATCCACTCTTTCTGCTTCCATAGCCTCAGCAGACATTAAAGGAACCAGAGAAGCCGGCTCCATGGTCCAACATCACCCATGGATCCAAACCTCTAACGCTCCCCCTCTCCATACGGTCTGTCGGCCCAAACCGGCCACCTCTGAGCCTCTGCTTCCAACTCAAGCAGGAAAAGGTCTCCAGGACGACCAGCAAGACCAGCAAGCTGCTGTGCACCAGCGTGAGGCGGAGCGTCCTCACACCCTCCACAGCTCCGGCACGTCCAGTCAGACGGAGATTAGCATGAACTGGGTCTGA